The Cellulomonas sp. S1-8 genome has a window encoding:
- a CDS encoding beta-galactosidase: MTASAGLASHARLSRLTDDVGLLYGADWNPEQWHPDVWREDVALMRAAGVNLVTVGVFSWATLEPRPGRYELDWLDRVVDLAADHGILVDLATPTASPPPWLGTRWPGTRAVTADGVRLSHGSRNHFCPSSPHYRERALSVARVLAARYGAHPGVRMWHVGNEYGQVCFCEHCADAFRAWLRERHGTLDELNRAWGTTFWSQRYDEWTQVLPPRAAPYLINPTQRLDHRRFASDQLLALYREQRDVIREHAPGVPVTTNLMGFHHPTDYWRWAPHLDVVADDVYGDPADPADVVRVALQHDLARGLAGGRPWLVMEQAAGAVSWRPHNVPKTAAQLRLDSLRAVARGADGSCFFQWRASVVGAERFHSALVPHAGPDTALHRAVVAHGAELARLRPVVGARVPARTALVVDWASWWAAEEPGGPSDRLRVLPQLLAYYRPLWAAGIGVDVVPPGADLDAYDLVVAPQLFLVDDAHVPGLRRVVERGGVLLLGPFSGVTDQDAHVRTGRFPAPFADLVGGSGEEHVPLAAAGVRVRSALLGDGQVHDWAERLRVDDGEALATVDGGDLDGCPLVLRRRHTGGGEGWYVGALLAQDGVAAVVRACLDAAGVAGPVGVRADPDVEVVRRGDVVFCLNASDRPRAVELDTVCGTPGAPWHDLLTDTAVAGRVPLPPHGALALIERTR; this comes from the coding sequence ATGACGGCCTCCGCAGGGCTCGCGTCGCACGCGCGGCTGTCCCGGCTGACCGACGACGTCGGCCTGCTCTACGGCGCGGACTGGAACCCCGAGCAGTGGCACCCCGACGTGTGGCGCGAGGACGTCGCGCTCATGCGCGCCGCCGGCGTCAACCTCGTCACCGTCGGCGTCTTCTCCTGGGCGACGCTCGAACCCCGGCCCGGCCGCTACGAGCTCGACTGGCTCGACCGCGTCGTCGACCTGGCCGCCGACCACGGCATCCTCGTCGACCTCGCGACCCCCACGGCGTCGCCCCCGCCGTGGCTGGGCACGCGGTGGCCCGGGACGCGTGCCGTCACCGCCGACGGCGTGCGCCTGTCCCACGGCTCGCGCAACCACTTCTGCCCCTCGTCCCCGCACTACCGCGAGCGGGCGCTGTCCGTGGCGCGCGTGCTCGCGGCCCGGTACGGCGCCCACCCGGGCGTCCGGATGTGGCACGTCGGCAACGAGTACGGCCAGGTCTGCTTCTGCGAGCACTGCGCCGACGCCTTCCGCGCCTGGCTGCGGGAGCGCCACGGGACCCTCGACGAGCTCAACCGGGCGTGGGGGACGACCTTCTGGAGCCAGCGCTACGACGAGTGGACGCAGGTGCTGCCCCCGCGCGCCGCCCCGTACCTCATCAACCCGACCCAACGGCTGGACCACCGGCGCTTCGCCTCCGACCAGCTCCTCGCCCTCTACCGCGAGCAGCGCGACGTGATCCGCGAGCACGCGCCCGGTGTCCCTGTGACCACCAACCTCATGGGCTTCCACCACCCGACCGACTACTGGCGCTGGGCGCCGCACCTCGACGTCGTCGCGGACGACGTCTACGGCGACCCCGCGGACCCGGCGGACGTCGTGCGGGTCGCGCTGCAGCACGACCTCGCGCGCGGGCTGGCAGGCGGACGACCGTGGCTGGTGATGGAGCAGGCCGCCGGTGCGGTCAGCTGGCGGCCGCACAACGTGCCCAAGACGGCCGCGCAGCTGCGCCTCGACTCGCTGCGGGCGGTGGCACGCGGCGCGGACGGCTCCTGCTTCTTCCAGTGGCGCGCCTCGGTGGTCGGCGCCGAGCGCTTCCACTCGGCGCTCGTCCCGCACGCCGGGCCGGACACGGCGCTGCACCGTGCGGTCGTCGCGCACGGTGCCGAGCTCGCGCGGCTGCGGCCGGTCGTCGGGGCGCGGGTGCCGGCGCGCACCGCGCTGGTCGTCGACTGGGCGAGCTGGTGGGCGGCCGAGGAGCCCGGCGGCCCCTCCGACCGGCTGCGCGTGCTGCCGCAGCTCCTCGCCTACTACCGGCCGCTGTGGGCGGCGGGCATCGGCGTCGACGTCGTGCCGCCCGGTGCGGACCTCGACGCGTACGACCTGGTGGTCGCGCCGCAGCTCTTCCTGGTCGACGACGCGCACGTCCCGGGGCTGCGTCGCGTCGTCGAGCGCGGCGGCGTGCTGCTGCTCGGGCCGTTCTCCGGCGTGACCGACCAGGACGCGCACGTGCGCACCGGGCGGTTCCCGGCCCCGTTCGCCGATCTCGTCGGCGGATCGGGGGAGGAGCACGTGCCCCTGGCCGCCGCGGGGGTGCGCGTGCGCTCCGCCCTGCTGGGCGACGGGCAGGTCCACGACTGGGCCGAGCGCCTGCGGGTCGACGACGGCGAGGCGCTCGCGACCGTCGACGGCGGGGACCTCGACGGCTGCCCGCTGGTGCTGCGCCGCCGGCACACCGGCGGCGGCGAGGGCTGGTACGTCGGCGCGCTGCTCGCGCAGGACGGGGTCGCCGCCGTCGTGCGCGCGTGCCTCGACGCGGCCGGCGTCGCGGGTCCCGTCGGCGTGCGCGCCGACCCCGACGTCGAGGTCGTCCGTCGCGGCGACGTCGTCTTCTGCCTCAACGCGAGCGACCGGCCGCGCGCCGTGGAGCTCGACACCGTCTGCGGCACCCCCGGTGCCCCGTGGCACGACCTGCTCACCGACACGGCCGTCGCCGGCCGCGTGCCGCTGCCCCCGCACGGCGCACTTGCCCTGATCGAGAGGACCCGATGA
- the yicI gene encoding alpha-xylosidase, protein MKFTDGYWQLLPGVTELRPRQVDDVVAGEDTLTVYASTAPIVRRGDTLNRPLVTVTLHSPMDGVVGVTIEHFQGGLDRGPRFELHRSVGDVKITTPQLTGEPVATLRSGSLEARVATEGDWSVEFVADGRVLTSSMARSVGVLTDAAGRHYVREQLTLGVGEHVYGLGERFGSLVKNGQTVDIWNADGGTASDQAYKNVPFYLSDAGYGVFVDQPERVSFEIGTEVVSRAQFSVEGQSLTYFVIAGPTPKDVLRRYTALTGRPARVPDWSYGLWLSTSFTTSYDEATVTHFVDGMAERDLPLSVFHFDCFWMRRFHWSDFIWDPGTFPDPEGMLRRLKDRGLRICVWINPYIAQRSVLFAEGMDLGYLVKNPDGSVWQWNLWQAGMGLVDFTNPDAVAWYQGKLRVLLDQGVDCFKTDFGERIPTDVVWHDGSDPQRMHNYYTHLYNRCVFDLLEAERGPGEAVLFARSATAGGQQFPVHWGGDCESTFVSMAESLRGGLSLALSGFGFWSHDIGGFEGAPDAAVFKRWLPFGLLSSHSRLHGSDSYRVPWAFDDEAVDVTRRFTRLKMSLMPYLSQAGRVAHEEGLPVMRPMVLEFPDDRGAATVDTQYMLGESLLVAPVFSAAGDVDVYVPDGTWTSLLSGEQVTGPRWVRERHGFDSVPLYVRPGTVLPVGAHHDRPDRDHADGVTLLLVELPDGHRSTLRVPSGAGEAVFDVRREGGTVRVRATGAPGAWAVQVHGRERHDVPAGTAHVEVPA, encoded by the coding sequence ATGAAGTTCACCGACGGCTACTGGCAGCTCCTGCCCGGCGTGACCGAGCTGCGCCCGCGACAGGTCGACGACGTGGTCGCGGGCGAGGACACCCTCACGGTGTACGCGTCGACCGCGCCCATCGTCAGGCGCGGCGACACGCTCAACCGGCCCCTGGTCACCGTGACGCTGCACTCGCCGATGGACGGCGTCGTGGGCGTGACGATCGAGCACTTCCAGGGTGGCCTGGACCGGGGTCCGCGGTTCGAGCTGCACCGCAGCGTCGGGGACGTGAAGATCACGACGCCGCAGCTCACCGGTGAGCCGGTCGCGACCCTGCGCTCGGGCTCCCTGGAGGCGCGCGTCGCGACGGAGGGTGACTGGTCCGTCGAGTTCGTGGCCGACGGGCGGGTGCTGACGTCGTCCATGGCGCGCAGCGTGGGCGTCCTCACCGACGCGGCGGGGCGGCACTACGTGCGCGAGCAGCTGACGCTGGGCGTGGGGGAGCACGTGTACGGGCTCGGGGAGCGCTTCGGGTCCCTGGTGAAGAACGGCCAGACCGTCGACATCTGGAACGCCGACGGCGGCACGGCCAGCGACCAGGCGTACAAGAACGTGCCGTTCTACCTGTCCGACGCGGGGTACGGCGTGTTCGTCGACCAGCCCGAGCGGGTGTCGTTCGAGATCGGCACCGAGGTCGTGTCGCGCGCGCAGTTCTCCGTCGAGGGGCAGTCCCTGACGTACTTCGTCATCGCCGGCCCGACGCCCAAGGACGTCCTGCGTCGGTACACGGCGCTGACGGGCCGGCCGGCGCGCGTGCCCGACTGGTCGTACGGCCTGTGGCTCTCGACGTCCTTCACGACGAGCTACGACGAGGCGACGGTCACGCACTTCGTCGACGGCATGGCCGAGCGCGACCTGCCGCTGAGCGTCTTCCACTTCGACTGCTTCTGGATGCGGCGGTTCCACTGGAGCGACTTCATCTGGGACCCGGGCACGTTCCCGGACCCCGAGGGCATGCTGCGCCGGCTCAAGGACCGCGGTCTGCGCATCTGCGTGTGGATCAACCCCTACATCGCGCAGCGCTCGGTGCTCTTCGCCGAGGGCATGGACCTCGGCTACCTGGTGAAGAACCCCGACGGCTCGGTGTGGCAGTGGAACCTGTGGCAGGCCGGCATGGGGCTGGTCGACTTCACGAACCCCGACGCGGTGGCCTGGTACCAGGGCAAGCTGCGGGTCCTGCTCGACCAGGGGGTCGACTGCTTCAAGACCGACTTCGGCGAGCGCATCCCCACGGACGTCGTCTGGCACGACGGCTCGGACCCGCAGCGCATGCACAACTACTACACGCACCTGTACAACCGGTGCGTGTTCGACCTGCTGGAGGCCGAGCGCGGGCCCGGCGAGGCGGTGCTGTTCGCGCGCTCGGCCACCGCGGGCGGCCAGCAGTTCCCCGTGCACTGGGGCGGGGACTGCGAGTCGACGTTCGTCTCGATGGCGGAGTCGCTGCGCGGCGGGCTGTCCCTCGCGCTGTCCGGCTTCGGGTTCTGGAGCCACGACATCGGCGGCTTCGAGGGTGCGCCCGACGCGGCGGTCTTCAAGCGGTGGCTGCCCTTCGGCCTGCTGTCGTCGCACAGCCGGCTGCACGGCTCGGACTCCTACCGGGTGCCGTGGGCCTTCGACGACGAGGCGGTCGACGTCACGCGGCGCTTCACGCGGCTGAAGATGTCGCTCATGCCGTACCTGTCGCAGGCGGGGCGCGTCGCGCACGAGGAGGGCCTGCCGGTGATGCGCCCGATGGTGCTCGAGTTCCCGGACGACCGCGGTGCGGCGACCGTCGACACCCAGTACATGCTGGGGGAGTCGCTGCTGGTGGCGCCCGTGTTCTCCGCGGCGGGCGACGTCGACGTGTACGTGCCCGACGGCACGTGGACGTCGCTGCTGAGCGGTGAGCAGGTCACGGGTCCCCGGTGGGTGCGCGAGCGGCACGGGTTCGACTCGGTGCCGCTGTACGTCCGCCCGGGGACGGTGCTGCCGGTGGGGGCGCACCACGACCGGCCGGACCGCGACCACGCCGACGGCGTGACGCTGCTGCTCGTCGAGCTGCCCGACGGTCACCGCTCGACGCTGCGCGTGCCCAGCGGTGCCGGGGAGGCCGTCTTCGACGTGCGTCGGGAGGGCGGGACGGTCCGCGTCCGCGCGACGGGCGCGCCCGGTGCGTGGGCCGTCCAGGTGCACGGTCGCGAGCGTCACGACGTCCCGGCGGGGACCGCGCACGTCGAGGTGCCCGCCTGA
- a CDS encoding GH1 family beta-glucosidase: MTSTTRTSGRSFPGDFLWGSATASYQIEGAAHEDGRGPSIWDTFSHTPGKVLNGDTGDVAVDHYHRVPQDVAIMQDLGLQAYRFSIAWSRVMPTGTGEVNQAGLDFYSDLVDRLIAAGIKPVVTLYHWDLPQALEDEGGWTSRATALAFAEYARVVARALGERIHLWTTLNEPWCSSFLGYGSGVHAPGVADPAAALAAVHHLNLAHGLAATAIRDELGADTPVSITLNLHVTRAASPAPADVEAKRRIDTVANEVFLGPLLDGAYPERVFADTAAITDWSFVQDGDLELIRVPIDVLGVNYYSTGRVQHGTPPVGDGKPGPDGHRSSVVSPWVGADHAEWLKQPGPYTAMGWNIEPQGLVDLLLELHERYPALPLAITENGAAFYDTVEDGRVHDVDRVAYLHDHLDAVGEAMDKGVDVRGYFVWSLFDNFEWAYGYDRRFGVVHVDYDTQVRTLKDSARWYRELVRTGAIPTPESAATL, translated from the coding sequence ATGACCAGCACCACCCGGACGTCCGGCCGCAGCTTCCCCGGGGACTTCCTCTGGGGCTCGGCCACCGCCTCTTACCAGATCGAGGGCGCGGCCCACGAGGACGGCCGCGGACCGTCGATCTGGGACACGTTCTCGCACACCCCCGGCAAGGTCCTCAACGGCGACACCGGCGACGTCGCCGTCGACCACTACCACCGCGTCCCGCAGGACGTCGCGATCATGCAGGACCTCGGCCTGCAGGCCTACCGGTTCTCGATCGCGTGGTCCCGGGTCATGCCCACGGGCACCGGCGAGGTCAACCAGGCCGGGCTCGACTTCTACTCCGACCTCGTCGACCGGCTCATCGCCGCGGGCATCAAGCCCGTCGTGACGCTGTACCACTGGGACCTGCCGCAGGCGCTCGAGGACGAGGGCGGCTGGACCAGCCGCGCCACCGCCCTGGCCTTCGCCGAGTACGCGCGCGTCGTCGCCCGCGCCCTGGGCGAGCGCATCCACCTGTGGACGACGCTCAACGAGCCCTGGTGCTCGTCGTTCCTCGGCTACGGCTCCGGCGTCCACGCCCCCGGCGTCGCCGACCCCGCCGCCGCGCTCGCCGCGGTGCACCACCTCAACCTCGCGCACGGCCTGGCCGCCACCGCGATCCGTGACGAGCTCGGTGCCGACACCCCCGTCTCGATCACGCTCAACCTGCACGTGACCCGCGCTGCGTCGCCCGCGCCGGCCGACGTCGAAGCCAAGCGCCGCATCGACACCGTCGCGAACGAGGTCTTCCTCGGCCCGCTCCTCGACGGCGCGTACCCCGAGCGCGTGTTCGCCGACACGGCGGCGATCACCGACTGGTCCTTCGTGCAGGACGGCGACCTCGAGCTCATCCGCGTGCCGATCGACGTGCTCGGCGTCAACTACTACTCCACGGGTCGCGTGCAGCACGGCACCCCGCCCGTCGGCGACGGCAAGCCCGGCCCCGACGGCCACCGGTCGTCCGTCGTCAGCCCCTGGGTCGGGGCCGACCACGCCGAGTGGCTCAAGCAGCCCGGCCCGTACACCGCGATGGGCTGGAACATCGAGCCGCAGGGCCTCGTCGACCTGCTGCTCGAGCTCCACGAGCGCTACCCCGCGCTGCCGCTCGCGATCACCGAGAACGGCGCCGCGTTCTACGACACGGTCGAGGACGGCCGCGTGCACGACGTCGACCGCGTCGCCTACCTGCACGACCACCTCGACGCCGTCGGCGAGGCCATGGACAAGGGCGTCGACGTGCGCGGCTACTTCGTGTGGTCGCTCTTCGACAACTTCGAGTGGGCCTACGGCTACGACCGGCGCTTCGGCGTCGTGCACGTCGACTACGACACGCAGGTGCGCACCCTGAAGGACTCCGCCCGCTGGTACCGAGAGCTGGTCCGTACCGGCGCGATCCCCACGCCGGAGTCCGCCGCGACCCTCTGA
- a CDS encoding HAD family hydrolase — MSAAPRDTRPTRAVGPDDVRLVASDLDGTLLLPDGTVSARTAAALADAESAGLDVVFVTARPHRWLADLASHVAGHGVAICANGASVVDVAGLRVLEEHGMDRRRVAAVAARLRAAWGDDAVHLAAESAQGFASEHGFVSEHVVPPGSPSAARLEDVLPATTLKLLLRAPGRAQDADSFVADAQAVIGDLAHVTSSAAGALGEIAAPGVTKAATLAAWAAARGIAPAHVWAVGDAPNDLPMLGWAGRAFAVANAHPAVAAAAHETLPSNADDGVAVLLERAALVARARARAAEGPRPR, encoded by the coding sequence GTGAGCGCCGCCCCCCGCGACACGCGCCCGACCCGTGCGGTGGGCCCGGACGACGTCCGTCTCGTCGCCAGCGACCTCGACGGCACGCTCCTGCTGCCCGACGGCACCGTCTCGGCGCGCACCGCCGCCGCGCTCGCGGACGCGGAGTCCGCCGGGCTCGACGTCGTGTTCGTCACGGCCCGGCCGCACCGCTGGCTCGCGGACCTCGCGTCCCACGTCGCCGGCCACGGCGTCGCGATCTGCGCCAACGGCGCGTCCGTCGTGGACGTCGCCGGGCTGCGCGTGCTCGAGGAGCACGGCATGGACCGCCGCCGCGTCGCCGCCGTCGCCGCCCGGCTGCGCGCGGCGTGGGGCGACGACGCGGTCCACCTGGCGGCCGAGAGCGCCCAGGGGTTCGCGTCCGAGCACGGCTTCGTCTCCGAGCACGTCGTGCCTCCCGGCAGCCCGAGCGCCGCGCGCCTCGAGGACGTGCTGCCGGCCACGACGCTCAAGCTCCTGCTGCGGGCGCCGGGCCGCGCGCAGGACGCCGACTCGTTCGTCGCCGACGCGCAGGCCGTGATCGGCGACCTCGCGCACGTGACCTCGTCGGCCGCGGGGGCGCTCGGTGAGATCGCGGCGCCCGGGGTGACCAAGGCGGCCACGCTCGCGGCGTGGGCCGCGGCCCGCGGCATCGCGCCCGCGCACGTGTGGGCGGTCGGCGACGCGCCCAACGACCTGCCGATGCTCGGCTGGGCAGGACGTGCCTTCGCGGTCGCCAACGCCCACCCCGCGGTCGCGGCGGCGGCGCACGAGACGCTGCCCTCCAACGCCGACGACGGCGTCGCGGTGCTGCTGGAACGCGCCGCCCTCGTCGCGCGCGCCCGCGCCCGGGCCGCGGAGGGGCCACGCCCTCGGTAG
- a CDS encoding alpha/beta fold hydrolase — protein sequence MTATPIVLLHAFPLDHRMWDAVAADLAGTREVIAPDLPVPAGDELPAPALEEAADRVADLIRAAGGRAVVAGLSMGGYVALALLDRHPDLVAGLALVDTKATADTPEAAANRLRIARDVEDAGSVEPVRGMVDVLLGESTLAARPEVRDRVAAWVEEQDPARVAWAQRAMSARPDRTDALRAFDGPVTVVVGDEDTVTGTDAAEHMTTTAARSLLVVVPRVGHLSAVEDPAAVATALDELAQRADGPTA from the coding sequence ATGACCGCGACCCCGATCGTCCTGCTGCACGCCTTCCCGCTCGACCACCGGATGTGGGACGCCGTCGCCGCCGACCTCGCCGGCACCCGGGAGGTGATCGCCCCCGACCTGCCCGTGCCCGCCGGTGACGAGCTGCCGGCGCCCGCGCTCGAGGAGGCCGCCGACCGCGTCGCGGACCTGATCCGGGCGGCCGGCGGGCGGGCCGTGGTCGCCGGTCTGTCGATGGGTGGCTACGTCGCGCTCGCGCTGCTGGACCGCCACCCCGACCTCGTCGCCGGGCTCGCGCTCGTCGACACCAAGGCGACCGCGGACACCCCCGAGGCTGCCGCCAACCGTCTGCGCATCGCGCGCGACGTCGAGGACGCGGGCAGCGTCGAGCCGGTGCGCGGCATGGTCGACGTCCTGCTGGGGGAGTCGACCCTCGCCGCGCGGCCCGAGGTCCGCGACCGGGTCGCCGCCTGGGTCGAGGAGCAGGACCCGGCGCGCGTCGCCTGGGCGCAGCGGGCGATGTCCGCACGCCCCGACCGCACGGACGCGCTCCGGGCGTTCGACGGGCCCGTCACGGTCGTCGTCGGCGACGAGGACACCGTCACGGGGACCGACGCCGCCGAGCACATGACGACGACGGCGGCGCGGTCGCTGCTCGTCGTGGTCCCGCGCGTGGGACACCTGTCCGCGGTCGAGGACCCCGCGGCCGTCGCGACCGCGCTCGACGAGCTCGCGCAGCGCGCCGACGGCCCCACCGCGTAG